The following nucleotide sequence is from Mycobacterium sp. Z3061.
GTCAGCGCGGCGGCACCCACGGCGGAGGGACCCAACTTGTGGTAGCGAAAGAACAGCCAGCTCCAACCCGCATTGATGGCCAGGTTGACCCCGAGCGCGGCGATGTAGCCGCGGGCTTCCTCGTCGCGCCCGTCTTCGCGGAACCGGTCGATGGTGTTAGCGGAAGTGACCGCGATATCGGTGTAGAGGCTGGTCCAGGCGATCGGGAAGGCGACTTTGGGTGGCTGGAAGCTCGGCTTGCGGAGTCGGTCGTACCAGCCGGGGGTGCGGTTCGGGCTGGCGACGCTGCCGGAGGCCGCCGCGGCGGTGACGGCGAGGGCGGTGCCGGCCAGAGTTGACTTACTCATGCTGTTTCCCTTCGGTTTCGGTGTGGGTGAGGTCAGCCGGCCACCAGATGCGGTCGCCGATGAGGGCGAAGAGTGCGGGGATCACCAGGGTTCGGACGACGAAGGTGTCCAGCAGGATGCCCAGGCCCACGATGATGCCCAGTTGGGTCATCACGATCAGCGGCAAGACGCCGAGGACGCAAAACACCGCCGCCAGAACGATTCCCGCGCTGGTGATGACACCGCCGGTGGCCGACACCGCGCGAACCATGCCGTCCCGCGCGCCGTGCCCGGCTGCCTCCTCGCGTGCACGGGTGACCAGGAAGATCGTGTAGTCCACTCCGAGCGCGGCCAGAAAGAGGAACGCGTACAGCGGCGCGATGTTGTCCAACGCAGGGAATCCGAACACGTGGATGCTCGCCCAGCCGCCGAGGCCCAGCGCGGCCAGCGCACCCAGAATGGTCGCCGCCAACAGGGTGGGCGGGGCCAGGGCAGACCGCAGCAGCGCGTAGAGGACGACCAGGATCACCAGCAGAATCGCCGGTATCAACAGGATTCGATCGTGTACTGCGGCGTCTCGGGTGTCCAGTGCCTGGGCGTCCGGCCCGCCCACCAGCGCCTCGGGCGTCACCGCCCGGGTCGAATCTCGCAGCGCCGCAATGGTACTGAACGCTCGCGGGGAGGACGGCGCCGCATCTGTGACGACCGACCACTTGGTCAGACCGCTACCCGAGGTGCCGGCCGGATTGGCCGAAACGACCCCCGGGGTGGCGGTGATGGCCTGTTGCACCTGCGGTGCGTTGTCGGTCGGCGCGATCACTTCGGTGGGATTGGCCAGCCCCGCGGGAAAATGTTGGGCCACGATATCGAAGCCTGTCACCGAATCCGCTTTGACGCGAAACTGTTCCGTCTGGGACAAGCCGATGCGGGTACTGAGCAGACCGGTGGCCAGCACGCCCAGCAGAACAATCGTGACGGAGGCGACCAGAACCGGACGGCGCGATACGGCTTCGGCGACCCGGTGCCAGATGCCGGTTTCGGTCGCCTCGTGCTCCGTGTCACCGGGCTGAGGTACGAACGGCCAGAACAGCCGCCGGCCGCACACCGCCAGCAGCGGTGGAAGCAGCACCAGCACCGAGACGGCGGCAACCAACAGCCCGCAGGCGGCCAGCGCTCCCAGGCTGCGGGTGCTGGGGGTGGACGCGAAGACCAGGGTGAGCAGCGCCAGCACCACCGTGGCGTTGCTGGCCACGATCGCCGGTCCGGCCATCCGGACCGCTCGACGCAACGCGTCCCGGTGATCCCGGTGGCGTCGAAGTTCCTGCCGGTAACGCGAAATCAGCAGCAGCGCGTAGTTGGTGCCCGCACCGAACACCAACACGCTGGTGATGCCCGAAGTGGAACCGTCGAAGTTCAAACCGGTCAGCGACGCCACCGTGACACCGACGGCGCTGGCCAACCGGTCGGCGAAGCCGATCACCACCAGGGGTACCAGCCACAGCACCGGCGAGCGGTAGGTGGCGATCAGCAGCAAAGCAACCACCGATGCGGTCACCGCCAACAGGGTGATGTTGGCATTGCTGAAAGCGTTGGCGATGTCCGCTCCGAACGCCGGCCCGCCGGTGACGTTTGCCGTCATTCCCGCGGGCAAGCCCTGGTTCGCGGCGGTGCGCAGCGCAGCCACTTCCTCGTTGAGCGGCAACCCGGACAGCTCGGCGCTGATCGGTACGATTCCGATCGCCGCCTTGCCGTCGCCGGACACCAGTACCGGCGCCGCGGGCGCCCCGTCGTGGATAGTCGCCAGCATCCGGCCGCGGGCGCCTTCGCAGGCTTGCTTCAGGGCATCCGTGGCGCCGGACCCGTTCACCACCACGATCAGCGGTACCCGGTCACCACCGGGGAACTGGTTGGACAGCTTCTGCACCTTCGCCGAATCAGAATCGGTAGGCACCGACAGCGGCGCCTGCCCAGCTGCGGCATTCCCTCCGACCAGTGCCATGAAACCGGCGGCCAGCACGAAGACGCCGAGCGCAAGCAGCCAGGAGCGGCGTCGGGTCAGGGTTGCGGCGAATCCGTCCCACACACCACCAAGCATTTCAGTAACTGAAATATTAATCAACTGAAATTAGGGACGAAAAACGATATGCTGCTCATCGGTATGCAACCCGACGAGCCGGCGTGCCACCGCGCAGCCCTGGAATCGCAGATCACCGCTGATCTGCGGGAGTTGTCGTCTGAATCCGACCAGATCGGGCGGATTTTCGCAGTCTCCCACGATGTTCGGCCCACTGACTTTCGGGCCCTGCTGCACATCATGGTGGCCGAGACCGCCGGCCAGCCCATGACATCCGGGGATCTGAGTCAGCGAATGGGTCTGTCGGGCGCGGCGATCACCTACCTTGTCGACCGGCTGATCGACTCGGGTCACATACGTCGGGACTCCCATCCCGCTGATCGGCGCAAGGTGATCTTGCGCCACGCGGAGCCGGGGATGCACACCGCGCGGTCATTCTTCACCCCGCTCGGCCAGCACACCCATGAGGCGATGGCCGACCTGCCCGACGCCGATCTGGCTGCTGCGCATCGGGTTTTCGACGCATTGCTGGCCGCGATGCGCCAGTTTCAGGCCGAACTGGGCCCCACCGATTCCTGAAACGCCCGCGGTAATCCGCGACCGCGTGCCATGTTGAAAGTCCGCCGGTGCCACTCGGCCAGGGGTCTGGGCGCCCACCAGTTGAGCCGGCCGAGCACGTGCATGAACGCCGGGACGAGAATCATGCGGATAACGGTGGCGTCCACCAGGATCGCGATCGTCAACCCGACGGCGAACATGCGCATGAACGACACCCCGGCGGACATGAGGGCGGCGAATGAGATCGACATCAGCAGCGCCGCGGCAGTCACCACCCGACCGGTGCGGGCGATACCGAGAGCGACGCTTTCGTCGTTGTCGGCGTGGGTTTGCGGTGACGCGAGCCAGTATTCGCGGATCCGGGACAGTAGGAAGACTT
It contains:
- a CDS encoding TspO/MBR family protein, with the protein product MSKSTLAGTALAVTAAAASGSVASPNRTPGWYDRLRKPSFQPPKVAFPIAWTSLYTDIAVTSANTIDRFREDGRDEEARGYIAALGVNLAINAGWSWLFFRYHKLGPSAVGAAALTVSSADLVRRAVDADPRKGWALLPYPLWCGFATVLATSVWRLNR
- a CDS encoding MMPL family transporter, with amino-acid sequence MALVGGNAAAGQAPLSVPTDSDSAKVQKLSNQFPGGDRVPLIVVVNGSGATDALKQACEGARGRMLATIHDGAPAAPVLVSGDGKAAIGIVPISAELSGLPLNEEVAALRTAANQGLPAGMTANVTGGPAFGADIANAFSNANITLLAVTASVVALLLIATYRSPVLWLVPLVVIGFADRLASAVGVTVASLTGLNFDGSTSGITSVLVFGAGTNYALLLISRYRQELRRHRDHRDALRRAVRMAGPAIVASNATVVLALLTLVFASTPSTRSLGALAACGLLVAAVSVLVLLPPLLAVCGRRLFWPFVPQPGDTEHEATETGIWHRVAEAVSRRPVLVASVTIVLLGVLATGLLSTRIGLSQTEQFRVKADSVTGFDIVAQHFPAGLANPTEVIAPTDNAPQVQQAITATPGVVSANPAGTSGSGLTKWSVVTDAAPSSPRAFSTIAALRDSTRAVTPEALVGGPDAQALDTRDAAVHDRILLIPAILLVILVVLYALLRSALAPPTLLAATILGALAALGLGGWASIHVFGFPALDNIAPLYAFLFLAALGVDYTIFLVTRAREEAAGHGARDGMVRAVSATGGVITSAGIVLAAVFCVLGVLPLIVMTQLGIIVGLGILLDTFVVRTLVIPALFALIGDRIWWPADLTHTETEGKQHE
- a CDS encoding MarR family transcriptional regulator; the encoded protein is MLLIGMQPDEPACHRAALESQITADLRELSSESDQIGRIFAVSHDVRPTDFRALLHIMVAETAGQPMTSGDLSQRMGLSGAAITYLVDRLIDSGHIRRDSHPADRRKVILRHAEPGMHTARSFFTPLGQHTHEAMADLPDADLAAAHRVFDALLAAMRQFQAELGPTDS